From Drosophila yakuba strain Tai18E2 chromosome 2L, Prin_Dyak_Tai18E2_2.1, whole genome shotgun sequence, one genomic window encodes:
- the LOC6528453 gene encoding titin homolog isoform X4: MDFTLGLVTGMYAVLAVIVFYVVYVIEVKLDLPAIVNGHSNNNNNNNNADSELADLSQTRLRSLIETIIAETLRSSSLSVSGAVSEISLDTRSHVSELANGNGLKRRHRTEHYFEPKIYQDLLATAVLNKIADKEGNTRLVAESTPDLSGRHIDENFNAEALSTTSGSSIEPRSDCSLTDHEIGLDNGKSQSLQADLERESVLSDYIAAHMVPLPDFSASVTESEDDIGSITSGMIGDGNWEDNWLFKKKRSSATQSSVGMLVPAPRENVRAQIGDKTTDEVSDLSEIGSDIEESSLDLLRCNDLNDRLLSQHLIGGQNTKMVLDELVDRTSLTSHTLLEENEPAFTETTNEFVVSPMAVPSDIKAPSPTPPPPPMIFQDDLLNEEPDQTPIAAQGESEELASLDGCTGFSTVEYIDEGQMHETVPSVIEILAAMALGPMLAVPASEQPGGMTPSEMHTLKELSDLALAEINARTVELVQAHSLDIIEEENTEPSEAGPEQHFELVQQPPLEEITDQISPGEQECLVQLDVLPPPPQLKLISEIEPPPPMELVEDTDSLYPAEVVPALAPVEIRPEMKTDDVTALESVKVPEITSTLDIVSEEQSYVEAIITAPTTESEVVHVETVPEIPVPSEIVANTVVIAYSELHSLDPPEVIHLDSLILEPPDPLESDPETVTTQEHRSEDLPSSMKLNHSLETGFITGDSTENLLEKIPEMMSEPIAAAQPEPSPIPVPVDSGTQVDNLGTIEVDSLATSVPMETVSEPKTVDAQLPVEADDLTQSAPVNSPDPLKIGSETHPILMPIESEPQNIAIDSSPPLEPVESTAIGGATEDSLQSVYTELPPPVENSVFEGILREATSGDANGSEAVDVIIGTDSIAGKQPQTDETANPSASVEEISENQPVALDVNVPEPQSISEEVVSAIETISLPHPSDVNVVTSVSSGVTQPAPVEPSEPVNIDSQIHNVPVNSPEGRESVPETNILNLQLENNPTIELQDDLLTTSQLIPESESCAINPQASQPVAVDPLPVVEDVTDVVALEPPSLVATDPETQTMAIESLDPIETIPEPESIIIEKLAPIGKLAEVESIDVENQINPENHIGQQTMPETQSTVPMDAIQPIEIVQETPCNTSDLMATTEAVDVEHSEPGEDAFLTVREGLESDLHKSDSHVIEPLSMPLPLELSVPAEAVDIGLPVSVESLTQYEPSEAVIPSATLFDIQSQSLEQPVHVVNAAQMEIKEIVSPAPVEIVSTTTEDFPQAESVVESDKPIPAAEEVQTMVDSTADLQITPIEERPQTSETYSEHARKETSESVEMGLSTQNEAVQITTSVEVTSTATDEAPPAAEEREPNEAVEMLSVTADTTLPEETVSQKSTVEALEPPTSIEVKSEVNGDTGSKGNVEVAEPQSKEDEILMKPISMDVTEHVEVDLECVGVRANVPELVDPIQESKLTLGENPPDTESLERDSQKITDAVYVQEDNTEAEEKVDTLSTTEVVPDIIVLNPPSLVKLSPKIQAMTTVPLESELIAIEQPVPAKNQESIAVDSPPVVIDTPASAEVLFENEVAPTPQQIPENKAESVAMESIIPADVVSEQNSCAVEPLTSTQASPVKVIASEPFDTVVKPVAEAQTPTTENSTMAEITQTLETNLDTEIVSEDLIQVDPKELSAHVEPVSKIEASSGDPQESAKDTTQVEDILVVQATLTQVSVTNSVAVNPSVPVEQSEDSIGDPPGSAQNVSDVVPVKENQPASAEISVTDTVAVELNDPVERTTNLSGNTDFVADTESSGADNEIGVDPNNPAEFVPVNVGPETNQLEIETLEVKEELTMEELTTIDGKPSSVLEPLVSVNTLYQEESTNLNRALQENVVPQKESDSKSLPTNVTIQKQPTDLETQPSVKPILEAKTLDVVEVKPVAVETSAEEKSPENEKMVLNVESTNGKPLPAAESVILEPVLCEESISVTEYISVDSGNFVPQLDSVPLSAPAALTIPTEPKDLEPRACEELIPESVSCTDDLPDPAQGLLQEAPVDMETPSGIPIVADEYHEFEPSPVEIVLQHADANTIAPVEPNTKPETEGASPMGAISTPNLQVVASVPLDSVPAAPVMPVEFVYNKEHLKEETKDERATPVSLGHVEQKQSNANGEPPHDEDNLKRDDGILNDEEEPVSEPQKDEVVEGKPIVETSVDEESKIITTAISNLSSDVQLACIDQELQEIALDPATEGSIAEREVKKWYNAVEMPNNPYSPEALKQRISGTQERYMDVPNISPSAEQKALASALTENPDPPAPKTDYKRYSRDYYINNASTATDSTGGVKAATSSALEDVEDIVINEAQKANKPATEQDPPQESVYKATPVQVLDESLDSQSNPSLYSLQTTTTNTSDESNTVRIYDFNKQETTVIRAAPAGQQPSDSTTSSMESAQSALPSASSSNDSTGSNKRERPVVLQFGPGDSVPTIGSPASTPTRGSTPPAFRFLQPKRRLIDPSQVLSVDEDDVPETTTPSAEKPVIEDEVAHSMPSVKALAQAFLLTSKHTQPQRRWRAKVRIAAPPETPDKPNTSLAKRHKLEHAVSMAEVADESTIASDLSSLETDPSIHSETNPPVASPASPVPVRHGFLRSNIAFFENLKFK; this comes from the exons ATGGACTTCACTTTGGGCCTAGTCACTGGCATGTATGCCGTTTTGGCCGTAATTGTCTTTTACGTGGTTTACGTCATTGAGGTGAAATTAG ATCTTCCGGCCATCGTAAATGGCCatagcaacaataataataataacaacaatgccGATTCCGAGCTGGCGGACCTTTCGCAGACCCGACTACGCAGTCTTATCGAGACGATCATAGCGGAGACCTTGCGGAGCTCCTCCCTCAGCGTCAGCGGAGCCGTCTCGGAGATCAGCCTGGACACCAGATCCCACGTGTCCGAGCTGGCCAACGGAAACGGGCTGAAGCGGCGCCATCGCACCGAGCACTACTTCGAGCCGAAGATCTATCAGGATCTGCTGGCCACAGCGGTGCTAAATAAG ATTGCGGATAAGGAAGGGAATACAAGGCTGGTGGCGGAGAGTACTCCGGACTTGAGTGGTCGCCACATTGACGAGAATTTCAATGCCGAAGCGCTGAGCACCACGTCCGGAAGCTCCATAGAACCACGAAGTGATTGCAGCCTCACCGATCATGAAATCGGACTGGAT AATGGCAAATCCCAATCCCTGCAAGCGGACTTGGAAAGGGAATCTGTCCTTAGTGATTATATAGCCGCACACATGGTGCCACTGCCAGACTTTTCAGCATCCGTGACCGAATCCGAGGATG ATATTGGATCCATCACCTCGGGCATGATCGGTGATGGAAACTGGGAGGACAACTGGCTGTTCAAGAAGAAACGCAGCTCGGCGACTCAGAGCAGCGTTGGCATGCTAGTGCCGGCACCAAGGGAGAATGTACGTGCCCAGATTGGGGACAAGACCACCGATGAGGTGAGCGATCTCTCGGAGATCGGTTCGGACATCGAGGAGAGCTCTCTGGATCTGCTGCGATGCAACGATCTCAACGATCGTCTCCTGAGCCAGCACCTTATTGGTGGCCAAAACACTAAGATGGTCCTCGACGAGCTCGTCGATCGCACCAGTCTCACGTCCCACACATTGCTGGAAGAGAATGAGCCCGCATTCACAGAGACAACCAATGAGTTCGTGGTGTCCCCGATGGCAGTGCCTTCCGATATTAAGGCGCCATCTCCGAcgccacctcctccaccaATGATATTCCAGGACGACTTGTTGAACGAGGAGCCAGACCAGACTCCCATTGCAG CCCAAGGCGAATCCGAGGAGCTGGCCAGCCTCGATGGCTGTACTGGCTTTAGCACAGTCGAGTACATCGATGAAGGACAGATGCACGAAACCGTGCCATCGGTGATCGAGATCTTGGCGGCCATGGCGCTGGGACCTATGCTAGCTGTTCCAGCATCTGAACAGCCTGGGGGCATGACACCCAGTGAGATGCACACCCTCAAAGAACTGAGTGACTTGGCCCTCGCTGAGATCAACGCTCGCACAGTGGAGCTGGTGCAGGCCCACTCACTGGACATAATTGAAGAGGAGAACACAGAGCCTTCAGAAGCTGGCCCAGAGCAGCACTTTGAATTGGTCCAACAGCCACCGCTCGAAGAGATTACCGACCAAATATCCCCAGGAGAACAGGAGTGCCTTGTTCAATTGGATGTGCTACCACCTCCACCACAATTAAAGCTTATATCTGAGATTGAACCGCCGCCGCCAATGGAACTGGTCGAAGATACTGATTCTCTGTATCCTGCAGAAGTTGTCCCCGCACTAGCGCCTGTAGAAATTCGTCCAGAGATGAAAACCGATGATGTTACTGCTCTGGAGTCCGTGAAAGTCCCAGAAATAACATCTACTTTGGATATTGTCTCAGAAGAGCAATCTTACGTAGAAGCAATAATAACAGCTCCAACAACAGAATCTGAAGTTGTCCATGTGGAAACTGTTCCAGAAATACCAGTGCCCTCTGAAATCGTCGCAAATACCGTTGTAATTGCTTATTCTGAGCTTCACTCCTTGGATCCACCAGAAGTAATACATTTGGATTCGCTGATCTTGGAGCCGCCAGATCCATTGGAAAGCGATCCTGAAACTGTGACAACTCAAGAACATCGATCTGAGGACCTACCATCATCTATGAAGCTCAATCACAGCCTTGAAACCGGTTTCATCACAGGGGATTCGACAGAAAATTTATTAGAAAAAATTCCAGAAATGATGTCAGAGCCCATAGCAGCGGCACAACCTGAGCCTAGTCCCATACCTGTCCCAGTAGACAGTGGTACACAAGTGGATAACCTAGGAACTATTGAAGTTGATTCACTTGCGACATCTGTCCCAATGGAAACCGTTTCAGAACCTAAAACAGTGGACGCCCAATTGCCTGTGGAAGCTGATGACCTTACTCAATCTGCTCCTGTGAACTCACCAGACCCATTAAAAATTGGTTCAGAGACTCATCCTATATTAATGCCAATAGAATCTGAGCCTCAAAATATTGCAATCGATTCATCACCACCCTTAGAACCCGTGGAATCAACTGCTATAGGAGGTGCTACAGAGGATTCACTACAGTCTGTATACACGGAGCTGCCACCGCCTGTGGAAAATTCGGTCTTTGAAGGGATTCTTAGAGAAGCAACATCTGGCGATGCGAATGGCTCTGAAGCTGTTGATGTCATAATAGGAACAGACTCTATCGCAGGAAAGCAGCCGCAAACTGATGAAACTGCTAACCCATCAGCTTCTGTGGAAGAAATTTCAGAAAATCAACCAGTTGCATTAGATGTCAATGTTCCAGAACCGCAATCCATTTCAGAAGAAGTCGTATCGGCAATTGAAACGATAAGTTTACCACATCCTTCCGATGTTAACGTGGTGACTTCAGTGTCTTCAGGAGTTACACAACCTGCCCCAGTTGAACCATCAGAGCCCGTCAATATCGATTCGCAAATACACAATGTCCCAGTTAATTCACCTGAGGGACGTGAATCAGTTCCTGaaacaaacattttgaatCTTCAACTCGAAAATAACCCGACAATTGAGCTTCAAGATGATTTACTCACAACGTCGCAATTGATTCCAGAGTCTGAATCTTGTGCAATTAATCCCCAAGCATCACAGCCTGTTGCAGTGGATCCCTTACCGGTTGTAGAAGATGTTACGGACGTAGTTGCTTTGGAACCCCCATCGCTTGTGGCAACAGACCCAGAAACCCAAACCATGGCAATAGAAAGCCTTGATCCTATAGAAACGATACCAGAACCAGAATCTATTATAATAGAAAAACTTGCACCTATCGGAAAATTAGCTGAGGTGGAGTCCATCGATGTGGAAAACCAAATTAATCCGGAAAATCATATTGGGCAGCAAACCATGCCAGAAACACAATCAACTGTCCCAATGGATGCTATACAGCCTATCGAAATCGTTCAAGAAACACCATGCAACACCTCAGATTTGATGGCCACCACTGAAGCTGTCGATGTGGAACACTCAGAGCCTGGCGAAGATGCTTTCTTAACTGTGAGAGAAGGACTGGAATCCGACCTGCATAAGTCGGATTCACACGTGATAGAACCACTATCCATGCCATTACCATTAGAATTATCTGTACCTGCAGAGGCGGTCGATATAGGACTCCCAGTATCTGTAGAATCGCTGACTCAATATGAACCTTCTGAGGCAGTTATTCCATCTGCCACTTTGTTTGATATCCAATCACAATCACTGGAACAACCAGTGCACGTGGTAAATGCGGCTCAAATGGAAATTAAGGAAATAGTATCCCCTGCACCTGTGGAGATTGTTTCTACCACAACAGAAGATTTCCCCCAAGCTGAATCCGTAGTGGAATCCGATAAACCTATcccagcagcagaagaagtgCAAACCATGGTCGATTCAACAGCAGATCTACAGATTACACCTATTGAAGAACGCCCCCAAACTTCGGAAACTTATTCTGAACATGCGAGAAAAGAAACCTCCGAGTCAGTGGAAATGGGTTTGAGCACACAAAATGAAGCTGTCCAAATAACAACGTCGGTTGAAGTAACTTCTACGGCTACGGATGAAGCACCCCCTGCAGCTGAAGAGAGAGAACCAAACGAAGCTGTAGAGATGCTATCGGTCACTGCTGATACCACTCTCCCAGAAGAAACTGTTTCCCAAAAAAGTACTGTTGAAGCCCTAGAACCGCCCACATCAATAGAGGTTAAATCAGAGGTAAATGGCGACACGGGATCTAAAGGAAATGTAGAGGTCGCTGAACCACAATCTAAAGAAGATGAAATACTTATGAAGCCCATCTCAATGGATGTTACAGAACATGTAGAAGTCGATCTCGAATGTGTAGGCGTCAGAGCAAATGTACCAGAGCTGGTGGATCCTATTCAAGAATCGAAATTAACTTTAGGTGAAAATCCACCAGATACGGAATCCTTAGAGAGAGATTCACAAAAAATTACTGATGCAGTGTATGTGCAAGAAGATAATACGGAAGCCGAAGAAAAAGTGGATACGTTATCGACTACAGAAGTTGTTCCAGACATAATTGTCCTGAACCCCCCATCGCTTGTGAAACTAAGCCCAAAAATACAAGCAATGACAACAGTTCCTTTGGAATCAGAATTAATCGCAATAGAACAACCAGTACCTGCCAAAAATCAAGAGTCTATTGCTGTGGATAGTCCGCCTGTAGTAATTGATACCCCAGCTTCTGCAGAAGTCCTTTTCGAAAATGAAGTTGCACCAACCCCGCAACAGATTCCAGAGAACAAAGCCGAATCAGTTGCAATGGAATCTATTATACCTGCAGATGTGGTGTCTGAGCAGAATTCTTGCGCTGTGGAACCATTAACTTCTACTCAAGCCTCGCCAGTTAAAGTAATAGCTTCTGAACCATTTGATACCGTTGTTAAACCAGTTGCAGAAGCTCAAACGCCAACTACAGAAAATTCAACGATGGCGGAAATAACACAAACTTTGGAAACTAACCTAGATACCGAGATTGTTTCTGAGGACCTTATCCAAGTTGATCCAAAGGAACTATCTGCTCATGTAGAACCCGTTTCTAAAATCGAAGCTAGCTCTGGGGATCCACAAGAATCAGCAAAGGATACGACACAAGTCGAAGATATTTTAGTCGTTCAGGCAACCCTTACTCAAGTTTCAGTGACTAATTCAGTCGCAGTGAATCCATCTGTTCCTGTCGAGCAAAGCGAAGATTCAATAGGAGACCCACCAGGAAGTGCACAGAATGTATCAGATGTTGTACCTGTTAAAGAGAATCAACCGGCGTCTGCGGAAATTTCTGTGACTGATACTGTCGCTGTGGAACTAAATGATCCTGTAGAGCGAACCACAAATCTCTCAGGAAACACAGATTTTGTGGCAGATACTGAATCATCAGGCGCAGATAATGAAATCGGTGTGGACCCAAACAATCCTGCAGAATTTGTCCCAGTGAATGTAGGCCCGGAAACCAATCAACTGGAAATAGAAACTTTAGAGGTAAAGGAGGAGTTAACAATGGAAGAATTGACGACCATCGATGGAAAACCATCATCAGTTCTGGAGCCCTTAGTGTCCGTAAACACGCTTTACCAAGAGGAATCAACCAATCTGAATAGAGCACTACAAGAAAATGTTGTTCCTCAGAAGGAATCCGATTCTAAATCGTTACCAACCAATGTAACCATACAAAAACAACCTACGGACTTGGAGACCCAACCGTCTGTGAAACCTATTCTAGAAGCTAAAACTCTAGACGTAGTAGAGGTGAAACCAGTTGCCGTGGAAACTTCGGCGGAGGAGAAGTCGCCTGAAAATGAGAAAATGGTTTTGAATGTGGAGAGCACCAATGGGAAACCCTTGCCTGCTGCTGAGTCCGTCATTTTGGAGCCAGTATTGTGCGAAGAATCTATTTCCGTAACGGAATATATCAGTGTGGATTCCGGTAACTTTGTTCCTCAACTAGACTCAGTACCTTTGTCGGCACCAGCCGCGTTGACAATTCCAACAGAACCAAAGGATTTGGAGCCGCGAGCTTGTGAGGAGCTTATTCCAGAATCGGTCTCATGCACTGATGATTTACCAGATCCTGCACAAGGTCTTTTACAAGAAGCTCCTGTGGATATGGAAACCCCATCGGGCATTCCAATTGTTGCTGATGAATACCATGAATTTGAACCCTCTCCTGTGGAAATCGTTCTACAACATGCAGATGCAAACACCATAGCTCCTGTGGAACCTAATACGAAACCAGAAACGGAAGGCGCATCGCCTATGGGTGCAATAAGTACTCCAAATCTACAAGTTGTAGCATCGGTACCTCTAGATTCAGTTCCTGCTGCACCAGTAATGCCAGTggaatttgtttataataagGAACATCTGAAAGAGGAAACCAAGGATGAGAGGGCAACCCCAGTGAGTTTGGGCCACGTGGAGCAAAAGCAGAGTAACGCTAATGGAGAACCGCCACATGATGAAGATAATTTAAAGAGGGATGATGGAATATTAAACGATGAAGAGGAACCAGTTTCTGAGCCACAAAAGGATGAAGTAGTCGAGGGGAAGCCAATTGTTGAAACTTCGGTTGATGAAGAATCCAAGATCATTACAACGGCGATTTCGAACTTATCAAGTGATGTCCAACTAGCCTGTATAGACCAAGAATTACAGGAAATCGCATTGGATCCTGCCACAGAAG GTTCCATTGCGGAGCGCGAGGTGAAGAAGTGGTACAACGCCGTTGAGATGCCAAATAATCCGTACTCCCCGGAGGCCCTGAAGCAGCGCATCAGTGGCACCCAGGAGCGCTACATGGATGTGCCCAACATCAGTCCGAGTGCTGAGCAAAAGGCACTGGCATCCGCACTGACGGAAAATCCCGATCCTCCAGCGCCAAAAACGGATTACAAACG CTATAGCCGCGACTACTACATCAACAATGCTTCCACAGCCACGGACAGTACGGGTGGTGTAAAGGCCGCTACGTCCAGCGCACTTGAGGATGTGGAGGACATCGTGATCAACGAG GctcaaaaggcaaacaaacccGCCACTGAGCAGGATCCGCCGCAGGAATCGGTGTACAAAGCCACGCCAGTCCAAGTCCTGGACGAGTCCCTGGACTCGCAATCGAATCCCTCGCTGTACTCCCTGCAAACTACGACCACAAACACAAGCGATGAATCCAATACGGTTCGCATATACGACTTTAACAAGCAGGAAACAACAGTTATCAGAGCAGCTCCAGCGGGTCAGCAGCCAAGCGACTCAACCACTTCATCCATGGAGTCCGCCCAGAGTGCTTTACCTTCGGCATCTTCATCTAATGACTCAACAGGGTCCAATAAGCGAGAGCGTCCTGTGGTTCTTCAGTTCGGTCCAGGCGACTCGGTGCCCACAATAGGATCACCTGCTAGTACACCCACGCGGGGATCTACTCCTCCTGCTTTTAGATTCTTGCAACCCAAACGTCGCCTCATCGATCCCAGTCAGGTGCTATCCGTCGACGAAGATGATGTG CCTGAAACAACGACTCCCTCGGCTGAAAAGCCCGTCATCGAAGATGAGGTGGCTCATTCCATGCCATCTGTTAAGGCTCTGGCGCAGGCGTTCCTCCTGACCAGCAAGCACACACAACCCCAGCGAAGATGGCGGGCCAAG GTTAGAATAGCAGCCCCACCAGAGACACCAGATAAGCCAAACACGTCACTGGCCAAGCGGCACAAACTGGAGCACGCCGTCTCCATGGCGGAAGTAGCCGATGAGTCTACGATCGCCTCCGACTTATCATCACTCGAAAC GGATCCTTCCATCCATTCCGAGACCAATCCACCTGTAGCCTCTCCGGCGAGTCCTGTGCCCGTTCGTCACGGCTTCCTCCGGAGCAATATTGCTTTCTTTGAGAATTTAAAGTTCAAGTGA
- the LOC6528453 gene encoding uncharacterized protein LOC6528453 isoform X11 codes for MDFTLGLVTGMYAVLAVIVFYVVYVIEVKLDLPAIVNGHSNNNNNNNNADSELADLSQTRLRSLIETIIAETLRSSSLSVSGAVSEISLDTRSHVSELANGNGLKRRHRTEHYFEPKIYQDLLATAVLNKIADKEGNTRLVAESTPDLSGRHIDENFNAEALSTTSGSSIEPRSDCSLTDHEIGLDNGKSQSLQADLERESVLSDYIAAHMVPLPDFSASVTESEDDIGSITSGMIGDGNWEDNWLFKKKRSSATQSSVGMLVPAPRENVRAQIGDKTTDEVSDLSEIGSDIEESSLDLLRCNDLNDRLLSQHLIGGQNTKMVLDELVDRTSLTSHTLLEENEPAFTETTNEFVVSPMAVPSDIKAPSPTPPPPPMIFQDDLLNEEPDQTPIADQLSSESIESDESEPSTACETFNADGDSEQEFVSQRLLVLDDQRSPNTNTSSNNNVHTHLLLPLTQTNNPTSRSRRTNGKLTNGSLRWSGSYPNELSNGGSTGAQPDDVADDDVVLLRRFVPGSIAEREVKKWYNAVEMPNNPYSPEALKQRISGTQERYMDVPNISPSAEQKALASALTENPDPPAPKTDYKRYSRDYYINNASTATDSTGGVKAATSSALEDVEDIVINEVNQEPEQHPPHGRISSSAQSTAADLSHWTLSTPVRRSSSLKFINSRPFHSPSHSMGYERSVPLARPSTSASHYRESSLGLGDDEDFDLRSQLSWRSSYSSLPKRHTQSSMSLHSNGSGVSFGSSVSKRRPTAGGPAAGVLTQFEKQLLHKDLKRNSFRAVSATSKDFVVNPLFESDSIGGKPALRPETEDQGDSGVDSCLNGFSGADTKYSNNSLLF; via the exons ATGGACTTCACTTTGGGCCTAGTCACTGGCATGTATGCCGTTTTGGCCGTAATTGTCTTTTACGTGGTTTACGTCATTGAGGTGAAATTAG ATCTTCCGGCCATCGTAAATGGCCatagcaacaataataataataacaacaatgccGATTCCGAGCTGGCGGACCTTTCGCAGACCCGACTACGCAGTCTTATCGAGACGATCATAGCGGAGACCTTGCGGAGCTCCTCCCTCAGCGTCAGCGGAGCCGTCTCGGAGATCAGCCTGGACACCAGATCCCACGTGTCCGAGCTGGCCAACGGAAACGGGCTGAAGCGGCGCCATCGCACCGAGCACTACTTCGAGCCGAAGATCTATCAGGATCTGCTGGCCACAGCGGTGCTAAATAAG ATTGCGGATAAGGAAGGGAATACAAGGCTGGTGGCGGAGAGTACTCCGGACTTGAGTGGTCGCCACATTGACGAGAATTTCAATGCCGAAGCGCTGAGCACCACGTCCGGAAGCTCCATAGAACCACGAAGTGATTGCAGCCTCACCGATCATGAAATCGGACTGGAT AATGGCAAATCCCAATCCCTGCAAGCGGACTTGGAAAGGGAATCTGTCCTTAGTGATTATATAGCCGCACACATGGTGCCACTGCCAGACTTTTCAGCATCCGTGACCGAATCCGAGGATG ATATTGGATCCATCACCTCGGGCATGATCGGTGATGGAAACTGGGAGGACAACTGGCTGTTCAAGAAGAAACGCAGCTCGGCGACTCAGAGCAGCGTTGGCATGCTAGTGCCGGCACCAAGGGAGAATGTACGTGCCCAGATTGGGGACAAGACCACCGATGAGGTGAGCGATCTCTCGGAGATCGGTTCGGACATCGAGGAGAGCTCTCTGGATCTGCTGCGATGCAACGATCTCAACGATCGTCTCCTGAGCCAGCACCTTATTGGTGGCCAAAACACTAAGATGGTCCTCGACGAGCTCGTCGATCGCACCAGTCTCACGTCCCACACATTGCTGGAAGAGAATGAGCCCGCATTCACAGAGACAACCAATGAGTTCGTGGTGTCCCCGATGGCAGTGCCTTCCGATATTAAGGCGCCATCTCCGAcgccacctcctccaccaATGATATTCCAGGACGACTTGTTGAACGAGGAGCCAGACCAGACTCCCATTGCAG ATCAATTAAGTTCAGAGTCCATTGAAAGCGATGAGAGTGAACCCTCCACCGCCTGCGAGACATTCAATGCAGATGGTGACTCTGAACAGGAGTTTGTTAGCCAGAGGCTCTTAGTCCTAGACGATCAGCGATCCCCTAATACTAACACAAGCTCTAACAACAATGTGCACACCCACCTGCTCCTTCCTCTAACCCAAACTAACAACCCGACATCGAGAAGTAGACGCACCAATGGAAAACTAACAAATGGTTCCCTTCGATGGTCGGGTAGCTATCCTAACGAGCTCTCAAATGGCGGATCCACGGGTGCCCAGCCAGACGATGTTGCCGACGACGATGTTGTACTCTTGCGGCGCTTCGTGCCAG GTTCCATTGCGGAGCGCGAGGTGAAGAAGTGGTACAACGCCGTTGAGATGCCAAATAATCCGTACTCCCCGGAGGCCCTGAAGCAGCGCATCAGTGGCACCCAGGAGCGCTACATGGATGTGCCCAACATCAGTCCGAGTGCTGAGCAAAAGGCACTGGCATCCGCACTGACGGAAAATCCCGATCCTCCAGCGCCAAAAACGGATTACAAACG CTATAGCCGCGACTACTACATCAACAATGCTTCCACAGCCACGGACAGTACGGGTGGTGTAAAGGCCGCTACGTCCAGCGCACTTGAGGATGTGGAGGACATCGTGATCAACGAGGTAAATCAAGAACCAGAACAACATCCACCGCATGGCCGCATTTCAAGTAGCGCTCAGAGCACCGCTGCCGACCTCTCTCATTGGACCCTATCCACGCCAGTGCGCCGCAGTAGTTCACTAAAGTTCATTAACAGTCGCCCCTTCCACTCCCCCTCCCATTCAATGGGGTACGAAAGATCGGTGCCCCTCGCAAGACCTTCGACCTCGGCCTCCCATTACCGCGAATCGAGTCTGGGGTTGGGTGACGACGAAGACTTTGACCTGAGATCCCAGCTCTCCTGGCGCAGCAGCTACAGTTCCCTGCCCAAGCGACACACACAGTCCTCGATGAGCCTGCACAGTAATGGTAGCGGGGTGTCCTTCGGCTCGTCCGTGTCCAAGAGACGTCCAACGGCAGGTGGGCCCGCCGCCGGCGTCCTTACTCAATTTGAAAAGCAGCTGCTGCACAAGGACCTCAAGCGGAATAGCTTCCGAGCGGTGTCCGCAACCTCGAAGGACTTTGTCGTGAATCCGCTCTTCGAGAGCGATTCGATTGGCGGGAAGCCGGCCCTGCGGCCGGAGACGGAGGACCAGGGCGACTCGGGGGTGGACAGCTGCCTGAACGGCTTCAGTGGTGCGGACACCAAGTACAGCAACAATAGTCTGCTATTCTAG